The following coding sequences lie in one Leishmania panamensis strain MHOM/PA/94/PSC-1 chromosome 19 sequence genomic window:
- a CDS encoding hypothetical protein (TriTrypDB/GeneDB-style sysID: LpmP.19.1150), whose product MSSCGCGCVSTSEVGIIENCGKFDRIVDPGCFCVIPCVESVRGVVSLKVAISTVRVETKTRDNAVVNIETRLHYKVIPEYAEDAFYRFSNPSEQIASFAASIVRGEVPKYTLDELFLMSDEIKKVVGSELTEKLRSFGFSLESTLLTRIEPSLSVKMAISQTQINAYRRTAAEHESELNKILAVKAAEADYEEKRLSGVGLAQERKAIMNGLKSSIETFVNTVPSMCAKDVMNLLLLNQYFDAMKEVGSGKSNQLILMPNTCGASPNFMADLVAAQAGATRMA is encoded by the coding sequence ATGAGCTCCTGtggctgtgggtgtgtgtcgaCGTCAGAGGTTGGCATTATTGAAAACTGCGGCAAATTTGACCGCATTGTCGATCCAGGGTGCTTCTGCGTGATACCGTGCGTCGAGTCCGTGCGCGGCGTCGTCTCGCTCAAGGTCGCCATCTCCACCGTTCGAGTGGAAACCAAAACACGTGACAACGCCGTTGTGAACATCGAGACCCGGTTGCACTACAAGGTTATCCCCGAGTACGCCGAAGATGCCTTCTACCGCTTCTCAAACCCCTCGGAGCAGATCGCGAGCTTCGCCGCCAGTATCGTGCGTGGTGAAGTACCAAAGTACACACTGGATGAGCTGTTCCTCATGTCTGATGAAATCAAAAAAGTGGTTGGCTCCGAGCTGACCgagaagctgcgcagctTTGGATTCTCGCTGGAGAGCACGTTGCTCACTCGCATCGAGCCGAGCCTAAGCGTGAAGATGGCCATTTCGCAGACACAGATCAACGCGTACCGCCGCACGGCAGCTGAGCATGAGTCGGAGCTGAATAAGATTTTGGCGGTGAAGGCAGCTGAAGCAGACTACGAGGAGAAGCGACTCTCTGGTGTGGGCCTCGCCCAGGAGCGCAAGGCGATTATGAATGGCCTGAAGAGCAGCATCGAAACATTCGTGAACACTGTTCCAAGCATGTGCGCGAAGGACGTCATGAACCTGCTGTTGCTGAACCAGTACTTTGACGCCATGAAGGAGGTGGGCTCGGGAAAGTCCAATCAGCTCATTCTGATGCCCAACACATGCGGTGCCAGCCCTAACTTCATGGCCGATCTCGTAGCGGCACAGGCCGGGGCTACGAGGATGGCGTGA
- a CDS encoding hypothetical protein (TriTrypDB/GeneDB-style sysID: LpmP.19.1160) has protein sequence MDAARAGGGHFARGPVSAGVSYAEYWQDLMATAEHAGQTIHADDSHEPVPAAKSPTPTPPPSGRAPPSPLAAASAYRLNLALTPNPHKVRQSPPPYQQQQQQPLHVTIMSKHVGEGEGEECIEKSMRRFKEVSAPAEKLTCKSSSARKSSPPAACAGPWVPSPSVLGIATRLSDDEAGTVQVTDSIHGQRVRVTVRGGTHTSENIFGDQRDLPAPSGDKDLVDSPHRYYSASDNTSAQHAFSLTAGAAPVDSAYAYTPDDLVVKAAQCYEQWRRCVMEGNTDAYDSDDSAWECHFSDGNSSMAGDDEAGGAVAAIRLADGPARESTEPPCAAARNHTSSALPHTPTDDRRSVLSSDRSDTLPDSSPLCSSAYTRRKRTPSPTAGTHSRLHSAEATTHGLTSGRRDRDGDTDSTITPAAALPSLFTWTHASPVAKYPSLHVAPAAPTVFCRFCAQEEKVVERLSGETVEKMRVERQGTHSHSAPLPPPQQQCYQHPSIQTPHCLHQEAGVHPGAATTAVRSESTHWRHMSKDIRTVHGAAGSLQSSSIAEADAVPLSFVYRRLFTDESEDGDGGVKVRLGFADARRRESSGAANSDGALVLAPSSEKEHGQLPSDSLGVSSASQREVARMTSSDPAHNLTALTEVNHLHETLIELSSCCSEDEDNNNPVVEGEGVDDEIASQAESTLPQRERTSLHGTALPSGSQCALVLPSPSHPSLRPSVEPAKSETQHRAALTGSGAHTTPVVAAKPLLCRDHPLWRKHHASVSMLYASRLLPSEQANDELQLFLCWAQEKAERQRRWRQHHHHGDADGSSETVLETSELGASPPVSCVVSGVHKVAYSTARRGRCSCAPSLQVQRSGLSGSNEREAVTGVLPVEFASAQATSPSSQQTPYLLRPAVYVASPLLNREEARSSSPPEERQWTITPSAAPSRFVEWIATEVDPYESLLLSPL, from the coding sequence ATGGACGCAGCAAGGGCGGGAGGTGGCCACTTCGCCCGCGGTCCCGTCAGTGCGGGCGTTAGTTACGCGGAGTACTGGCAAGACCTGATGGCAACCGCCGAGCACGCAGGGCAGACTATTCATGCAGATGACTCACATGAGCCTGTGCCTGCCGCAAAAAGCCCCACACCAACCCCACCCCCATCGGGACGCGCGCCGCCAAGCCCTCTGGCAGCAGCCAGTGCGTACCGTCTCAACCTCGCCCTCACGCCTAACCCTCACAAGGTGAGGCAATCACCTCCACCgtatcagcagcagcagcagcagccactaCACGTGACGATCATGTCTAAGCAtgtaggagagggagagggagaggagtgcATCGAGAAGTCGATGCGGAGGTTCAAGGAAGTCTCTGCTCCAGCCGAGAAGTTGACCTGCAAGTCTTCAAGTGCGCGAAAGTCCTCGCCACCCGCGGCGTGCGCTGGGCCCTGGGTTCCTTCGCCATCAGTACTCGGCATTGCGACCCGCCTTAGCGATGATGAGGCTGGTACGGTCCAGGTGACAGACTCGATACATGGGCAACGGGTGCGCGTCACAGTGAGAGGAGGTACTCATACTTCGGAGAACATCTTCGGCGATCAGAGAGACTTACCTGCCCCATCAGGCGACAAAGACCTTGTGGATTCGCCTCACCGATACTACTCCGCATCAGATAACACCTCAGCTCAGCACGCATTCTCGCTCAccgcaggagcagcaccagtaGATTCTGCGTACGCCTATACGCCGGATGACCTCGTCGTGAAGGCTGCTCAGTGCTAtgagcagtggcggcggtgcgtcaTGGAAGGCAACACCGACGCCTACGACAGTGACGACTCGGCATGGGAATGCCACTTCAGCGACGGAAACAGCTCTATGGCAGGGGATGACGAGGCTGGAGGGGCTGTAGCTGCAATCCGCCTCGCTGACGGCCCTGCCCGCGAGAGCACAGAGCCGCCTTGTGCCGCAGCACGGAACCACACATCCAGTGCTCTACCACACACGCCGACGGACGATAGGCGCAGTGTGCTCAGCTCGGACCGGAGCGATACCCTTCCTGATTCGAGCCCGCTGTGCTCCTCCGCATACACGCGAAGAAAGCGAACCCCCTCTCCGACCGCTGGCACCCACAGCCGTTTGCACAGCGCTGAGGCAACAACACACGGCTTAACGAGCGGGAGGCGAGACCGAGACGGTGACACGGACTCAACCAtcacaccggcagcggcgctgccgtcgctgttcaCATGGACGCACGCATCACCAGTCGCGAAGTACCCCTCCTTGCACGTCGCCCCGGCGGCTCCCACCGTCTTTTGCCGCTTCTGTGCGCAGGAGGAAAAAGTAGTGGAACGGCTGAGTGGCGAAACTGTGGAGAAGATGCGCGTAGAAAGGCAAGGGACTCACTCGCATAGCGCGCCGCTCcctccaccacagcagcagtgctacCAGCATCCTTCGATTCAGACGCCCCACTGCCTTCATCAAGAGGCCGGAGTGCATCCAGGAGCGGCTACGACCGCAGTCCGCTCCGAGTCAACACACTGGCGACACATGAGCAAGGATATACGCACTGTTCATGGCGCCGCGGGATCGCTCCAGAGCTCCTCCATAGCAGAGGCGGACGCGGTGCCGCTCAGCTTTGTGTACCGCCGCCTCTTCACCGACGAGAGTGAggacggtgacggcggcgtcaAAGTTCGGCTTGGCTTTGCTGACGCACGTCGTCGCGAGAGTAGTGGCGCGGCGAACTCGGATGGCGCGCTCGTGCTCGCACCTTCTTCTGAGAAGGAACATGGGCAGTTGCCGTCAGATTCATTGGGTGTCTCCTCCGCGTCTCAGCGCGAGGTGGCGAGGATGACGAGCAGTGATCCTGCCCACAACCTAACCGCGTTGACTGAAGTCAATCATCTTCACGAGACCCTGATTgagctcagcagctgctgcagtgaggACGAAGACAACAATAACCCGGTGGTTGAGGGAGAAGGCGTCGACGACGAGATCGCGTCACAAGCCGAATCCACCCTTCCCCAAAGAGAACGCACATCTTTGCACGGTACAGCACTGCCCAGTGGAAGTCAGTGCGCCCTGGTCTTACCAAGCCCTTCCCACCCCTCCTTACGGCCTTCGGTGGAGCCCGCCAAAAGCGAAACTCAGCATCGCGCAGCGTTGACTGGGAGCGGGGCGCATACTACTCCAGTCGTCGCGGCGAAACCCTTGCTATGCCGTGACCACCCTCTGTGGCGTAAGCACCACGCCTCTGTATCAATGCTGTACGCGTCGCGCCTGCTGCCCAGTGAGCAGGCCAATGATGAACTGcagctctttctctgctgggcgcaggagaaggcggagcgaCAACGTcgatggcggcagcaccatcaccacgGCGACGCCGATGGATCTTCGGAGACAGTCCTCGAGACGAGCGAGCTCGGGGCCTCTCCCCCTGTATCGTGCGTGGTGTCCGGGGTGCACAAGGTAGCCTACTCCACAGCACGACGTGGCAGGTGTAGCTGCGCACCATCGTTGCAGGTGCAGCGAAGTGGTCTCAGCGGTAGCAATGAACGAGAAGCCGTCACAGGTGTTTTGCCGGTAGAATTCGCCTCTGCACAAGCCACATCCCCATCCTCTCAGCAGACACCTTACTTACTACGCCCAGCAGTATATGTAGCTTCTCCCCTGTTAAACAGGGAAGAGGCAAGGTCGTCATCACCACCTGAAGAAAGGCAGTGGACCATCACGCCGTCTGCCGCGCCGTCGCGCTTTGTAGAATGGATTGCGACGGAGGTGGACCCCTACGAgagtctcctcctctctcctctgtaa
- a CDS encoding hypothetical protein (TriTrypDB/GeneDB-style sysID: LpmP.19.1170), whose protein sequence is MFGRRVFASAPLPRHMWPKMHIQNETQARRTLPSFTPLAVAGGTRSIFCSGLAFNALCRSSASLGGEEGLVSPDGKLVSAEVAAACAEWCAQALRTTILPIHHLAASSPHSKCLTWQTKKK, encoded by the coding sequence ATGTTCGGCCGCCGTGTCTTTGCAAGCGCGCCGCTTCCACGTCACATGTGGCCGAAGATGCACATTCAGAACGAGACCCAGGCGCGGCGCACGCTGCCCTCTTTTACTCCTCTTGCCGTGGCAGGCGGAACGCGCAGCATCTTCTGCTCTGGGCTCGCCTTCAACGcgctctgccgcagcagtgcatcgcttggtggagaagagggtcTAGTGAGCCCGGATGGAAAGCTTGTCTCAGCCGAAGTCgcggctgcgtgcgcagAGTGGTGCGCGCAGGCCCTTCGCACCACCATATTGCCAATACACCACTTAGCAGCCAGCTCTCCGCATTCCAAGTGTCTGACCTGgcagacaaaaaaaaagtga